Genomic DNA from Sphingomonas hankookensis:
CGGACGGGCAACCTATGCCGCCGAGTTCGCGGTGGCGGGGCAGGTCTATGGCGTGGTCGTCGGCACGACGATCGCGACCGGGCGAATCGTGTCGATCGACGCGGCGGACGCCTTGGCAGCGCCGGGCGTGCTGGCGGTGGTGACACACGAGAATGCCGGGCCGCTGGGTATCGGCGAGGATCACAAGGTGCCGATGCTTGCCGGGCCGCAGGTCGATCAACTCGGCCAGGCGGTGGCTTTGGTAGTGGCCGAAAGTTTCGAGGCGGCACGCGCGGCTTCGAAGCTGGTACAGGTCGACTATTCGGCGGCGGACGGTGCCTTCGATCTGGCGGACGCGGCCGCGCGCGGGGCGGACAAGCCGTTCCGGTCGAACGGACATGGCGATTTCGACCGTGCCTTTGCCGATGCGCCGGTGCAGGTCGATGCGACCTACACCACGCCCGATCATGCCCACGCGATGATGGAGCCTTACGCGTCGATCGCGGCGTGGGAGGGTGACGCGCTGACGCTGTGGACCGCGAACCAGATGGTCGACTGGGCGGCACGCGACATGGCGAAAATATTGAAGATGCCGAAGGACAAGGTGCGGATCGTCGCGCATCATGTCGGTGGCGGCTTCGGCGGTAAGCTGTGGGTCCGTGCCGATGCGGTGTTGGCTGCCGTCGCCGCGCGGCAGGTTGGGCGGCCGGTCAAGGTTGTGCTGTCCCGGCCACAAATGTTCAACAACACCACGCACCGGTCGTCGACGATCCAGCGACTATGGCTGGGCGCGGCGGCAGACGGGCGGTTGCAGGCGATCGCGCATGAAAGCTGGTCGGGCGATCTGCCCGGCGGCAGTCCGGAGGGTGCCGGCGCGCAGACGCGGCAGCTCTATGCCGCGCCGAATCGTCGGGTGGTCGAATGGCTCGCCGAGCTGAACCTGCCCGAATCCAGCGCGATGCGGGCGCCGGGCGAGGCTGTCGGGATGATGGCGATCGAAGCGGCGATGGACGAGCTTGCCGAAAAGCTGGCGATCGACCCGGTCGAACTGCGCGTGCTGAACGATACGCAGGTCGACCCGGAAAAGCCCGAGCGCCGCTTTTCGCACCGCGATCTGATCGGGTGCCTGCGCGAGGGGGCAGAGCGTTTCGGATGGCGCGAGCGTAATCCGGTTCCGGGCCGGCGACGTGAGGGGCGCTGGCTGGTGGGCGTGGGCATGGCGGCGGCGTATCGCGGCAACATGGTGTTGAAGTCGGCGGCGCGGGTCGGGATTGCCGGCGATGGCCGGGTGACGGTCACGACCGACATGACCGATATCGGCACCGGCAGCTATACGATCCTGGCGCAGACCGCCGCCGAGATGCTGGGCGTCGAGCTGGATCAGGTGACGGTCCGGCTGGGCGAATCGAGCTTCCCGGTGTCCGCGGGGTCGGGGGGGCAGTTTGGTGCGAACAGCTCGACGGCGGGGGTCTACGCCGCCTGCGTGGGGCTACGCGACCGGATCGCCGAGGCGGTCGGGTTCCACCCCGCGACGGCGCGCTTCGCCGAGGGCCGGGTGTGGTCGGGCAACCAGTCGGTCGCGCTGGGCGAGGCGGCGGGCGGTGCGGGAATCGAGGTTGAG
This window encodes:
- a CDS encoding xanthine dehydrogenase family protein molybdopterin-binding subunit, whose amino-acid sequence is MKFTEAAGANPTDAMRVLGRPTDRIEGPLKVSGRATYAAEFAVAGQVYGVVVGTTIATGRIVSIDAADALAAPGVLAVVTHENAGPLGIGEDHKVPMLAGPQVDQLGQAVALVVAESFEAARAASKLVQVDYSAADGAFDLADAAARGADKPFRSNGHGDFDRAFADAPVQVDATYTTPDHAHAMMEPYASIAAWEGDALTLWTANQMVDWAARDMAKILKMPKDKVRIVAHHVGGGFGGKLWVRADAVLAAVAARQVGRPVKVVLSRPQMFNNTTHRSSTIQRLWLGAAADGRLQAIAHESWSGDLPGGSPEGAGAQTRQLYAAPNRRVVEWLAELNLPESSAMRAPGEAVGMMAIEAAMDELAEKLAIDPVELRVLNDTQVDPEKPERRFSHRDLIGCLREGAERFGWRERNPVPGRRREGRWLVGVGMAAAYRGNMVLKSAARVGIAGDGRVTVTTDMTDIGTGSYTILAQTAAEMLGVELDQVTVRLGESSFPVSAGSGGQFGANSSTAGVYAACVGLRDRIAEAVGFHPATARFAEGRVWSGNQSVALGEAAGGAGIEVEDRIEFGDLTKKFVQATFGAHFVEVGVDADTAEVRVRRMLGVFAAGRILNPKAARSQILGAMTMGVGAALTEELVVDPRLGGFINHDLAEYHVPTHADIPHQEVVFLDETDPYSSPMKAKGAGELGICGVGAAVANAVYNACGVRVREYPITVDKVLVGLE